One genomic region from Stackebrandtia nassauensis DSM 44728 encodes:
- a CDS encoding MFS transporter, with amino-acid sequence MILGAVRAANNVVIPLWGAHIELDATTTSLIFGIAGAVEMLLFYPAGSIMDRFGRRAIALPCLGIMAVALAWMPFTSGFATLLAASILLGIGNGVGSGIVMTLGADAAPAIGRAEFLGGWRLCVDLGFAMGPAVIGGVTAAASLGPAILVMAGLSVAGAGAMARWIPSRRSDGVARTSEPGHTEHLQACKYERSGTPMYTVHSKSIDPRKKRRIRLWALTLGALAVLVAVILPTTPAFADPPAALPASAPEADAKWQPALDYDKDGCYSTPAIGPDGTLNPGLNNSGDLNGNCRDQSDLDNTNAYSRSKCDDSGWCAYLYDLYFEKDQVVPGADAFGHRHDLEHIVVWVKDDQAQYVSTSQHGDYTTDPSDKVAWEGTHPKVVYHKDGGSTHCFRLGGDDEAPENHYGAWQYPDLVGWDNFPSGIRDTLVNADFGSASLAIKDGAFEDNLDKAKPDGIDFDPRA; translated from the coding sequence ATGATCCTGGGCGCGGTGCGGGCCGCCAACAACGTCGTGATTCCGTTGTGGGGCGCCCATATCGAGCTCGACGCGACCACGACCAGCCTGATCTTCGGCATCGCCGGTGCCGTGGAGATGCTGCTGTTCTACCCGGCGGGGTCAATCATGGACCGGTTCGGGCGCCGGGCGATCGCGCTGCCGTGCCTGGGGATCATGGCCGTGGCGCTGGCGTGGATGCCGTTCACCTCGGGGTTCGCGACGCTGCTGGCCGCGTCGATCCTGCTGGGGATCGGCAACGGGGTCGGCAGCGGCATCGTCATGACGCTGGGCGCGGACGCGGCTCCGGCGATCGGGCGGGCGGAGTTCCTGGGTGGCTGGCGGTTGTGCGTCGACCTGGGTTTCGCGATGGGGCCGGCGGTGATCGGCGGCGTCACCGCGGCGGCGAGTCTGGGTCCGGCGATCCTGGTCATGGCGGGATTGAGCGTCGCCGGGGCCGGGGCGATGGCGCGGTGGATACCGTCGCGCCGGTCAGACGGGGTTGCCAGGACGAGTGAGCCGGGCCATACTGAACACTTACAAGCCTGTAAGTACGAAAGGTCCGGCACCCCAATGTACACAGTGCACTCAAAATCCATCGACCCCCGAAAGAAGCGGCGGATTCGCCTGTGGGCGTTGACCCTCGGCGCGCTCGCGGTGCTCGTGGCGGTGATACTGCCGACGACTCCCGCGTTCGCCGATCCGCCAGCGGCGCTACCGGCGTCCGCTCCCGAGGCCGACGCCAAGTGGCAACCGGCGCTCGACTACGACAAGGACGGCTGCTACTCGACCCCGGCGATCGGGCCGGACGGGACACTGAACCCGGGGCTCAACAACTCCGGTGACCTCAACGGCAACTGCCGCGATCAGTCCGATCTGGACAACACCAACGCGTACTCGCGCTCCAAGTGCGACGACAGCGGTTGGTGCGCCTACCTGTACGACCTGTACTTCGAGAAGGACCAGGTGGTTCCGGGCGCGGACGCGTTCGGGCACCGGCACGACCTCGAACACATCGTCGTGTGGGTCAAGGACGACCAGGCCCAGTACGTGTCGACGTCGCAGCACGGCGACTACACCACTGACCCGAGCGACAAGGTCGCCTGGGAGGGAACGCATCCCAAGGTCGTCTACCACAAGGACGGCGGCAGCACCCACTGCTTCCGGCTGGGCGGTGACGACGAGGCTCCCGAGAACCACTACGGCGCCTGGCAGTACCCGGATCTGGTCGGCTGGGACAACTTCCCGTCCGGTATCCGCGACACGCTGGTGAACGCCGACTTCGGTTCCGCGAGTCTGGCCATCAAGGACGGTGCTTTCGAGGACAACCTCGACAAGGCCAAGCCTGACGGGATCGACTTCGACCCGCGCGCGTAG
- a CDS encoding trypsin-like serine peptidase, whose amino-acid sequence MRSVRIALLTAAAVAVALTVPAAAQAEPTQGAVAHAAADSKAEQSKVTKYWTPERMRAAEALDLIKLDKSDVGELSDVPTGKTKVVEPSGAETMAFPQLGAQWTGGGKVVTTSGRVFFTFDGRNASCSGNAVTSTNKSTVITAGHCVKYQGSWHTNWVFVPNYHDGQRPYGTWTAKKTLTTPQWQASEDINYDVGAAVVNPLNSQSLTDVVGGQGLKFNGAYNQNMYSFGFPAASPYNGEKLIYCSAKTGRDFLLSNDHSMRCNMTGGSSGGPWFFNFSEANGTGLQGSVNSFGYTFLPNTMFGPFFGTDAQNVYNTAQGS is encoded by the coding sequence ATGAGAAGTGTCCGAATCGCCCTGTTGACCGCCGCCGCCGTGGCGGTCGCCCTCACCGTCCCGGCCGCCGCCCAGGCCGAACCCACCCAAGGCGCCGTAGCCCACGCCGCCGCCGACTCCAAGGCCGAGCAGTCCAAGGTCACCAAGTACTGGACGCCCGAACGCATGCGCGCCGCCGAGGCCCTCGACCTCATCAAGCTCGACAAGTCCGACGTCGGCGAACTCTCCGACGTGCCCACCGGCAAGACCAAGGTCGTCGAACCCTCAGGCGCCGAGACCATGGCCTTCCCCCAGCTCGGCGCACAGTGGACCGGCGGCGGCAAGGTCGTCACCACCTCCGGCCGGGTCTTCTTCACCTTCGACGGCCGCAACGCCTCCTGCTCGGGCAACGCGGTCACCAGCACCAACAAGTCCACAGTGATCACGGCTGGTCACTGCGTCAAGTACCAGGGCAGCTGGCACACCAACTGGGTCTTCGTACCCAACTACCACGACGGCCAGCGCCCCTACGGCACCTGGACGGCCAAGAAGACCCTCACGACCCCACAGTGGCAAGCCAGCGAGGACATCAACTACGACGTCGGCGCGGCCGTGGTCAACCCGCTCAACTCCCAGTCCCTCACCGACGTCGTCGGCGGCCAGGGCCTCAAGTTCAACGGGGCCTACAACCAGAACATGTACTCCTTCGGCTTCCCCGCCGCCTCCCCCTACAACGGCGAGAAGCTCATCTACTGCAGCGCCAAGACCGGTCGCGACTTCCTGCTCAGCAACGACCACAGCATGCGCTGCAACATGACCGGCGGCTCCAGCGGCGGCCCGTGGTTCTTCAACTTCTCCGAAGCCAACGGCACCGGCCTACAGGGCTCGGTCAACAGCTTCGGCTACACCTTCCTGCCCAACACCATGTTCGGTCCATTCTTTGGAACCGATGCCCAGAACGTGTACAACACCGCGCAGGGCAGCTGA
- a CDS encoding methyltransferase: MEAREEAPDVRVWWDEGLVERSARWRSARGAPPPGKIVVADSSVPVAVAVRNASQGVAMLWHGPFVEARRLLSRMRKRWDRKPVTSSGDVAMDFYRHRQARKNRARVLGMVLVELDADRLAELGADDGLAAAIRDAYGDLDEPVVVSVRDLLGVLSAYQWQREGVWVEALGERIHPRYGVFSPTRDEYVDLVAAAPLPEGATVFDIGTGTGVLAALLAKRGARVVATDIAPRAVECAADNMTRLGLDDRVEVVEADLFPPGRADVVLCNPPWLPGTPNSTLDAAVFDHGGRMLSGFLDGVAAHLNPGGEAWLVISDLAERLYIREPGELERMVDAAGLRVLDRTHVPPRHPASRDATDPLADARGAERVWLWRLAAGD; encoded by the coding sequence ATGGAAGCGCGTGAGGAAGCCCCGGACGTTCGGGTCTGGTGGGACGAGGGGCTGGTGGAGCGGTCGGCCCGGTGGCGGTCCGCCCGTGGCGCGCCGCCGCCCGGCAAGATCGTGGTCGCGGACTCATCCGTGCCCGTCGCCGTCGCCGTGCGCAACGCCTCCCAGGGCGTGGCCATGTTGTGGCACGGGCCGTTCGTCGAGGCCCGGCGGCTGCTGTCGCGGATGCGCAAACGCTGGGACCGCAAACCCGTGACGTCCAGCGGTGACGTCGCGATGGACTTCTACCGGCACCGGCAGGCCCGCAAGAACCGGGCCCGGGTGCTGGGCATGGTGCTGGTTGAACTGGACGCCGACCGGCTGGCCGAGCTAGGTGCCGACGACGGGCTCGCGGCGGCGATCCGGGACGCCTACGGCGATCTGGACGAGCCGGTCGTCGTGTCGGTGCGGGATCTGCTGGGCGTGCTGAGCGCGTACCAGTGGCAGCGTGAGGGCGTGTGGGTGGAGGCGCTGGGGGAGCGGATCCACCCCCGCTACGGGGTGTTCTCGCCGACCCGCGACGAGTACGTGGACCTGGTGGCCGCCGCGCCGCTGCCCGAGGGCGCGACGGTCTTCGACATCGGCACCGGCACCGGGGTGCTGGCCGCGCTGCTGGCCAAACGCGGCGCCCGCGTGGTGGCCACCGACATCGCGCCGCGGGCGGTGGAATGCGCCGCCGACAACATGACCCGGCTCGGCCTCGACGACCGGGTGGAGGTGGTCGAAGCCGACCTGTTCCCGCCCGGCCGCGCCGACGTGGTGCTGTGCAACCCGCCGTGGCTGCCGGGAACCCCGAACTCGACCCTGGACGCGGCCGTGTTCGACCATGGTGGACGGATGCTGTCCGGTTTCCTGGACGGGGTCGCGGCCCATCTGAACCCCGGCGGCGAGGCCTGGCTGGTGATCTCCGACCTCGCCGAGCGGCTGTACATCCGCGAACCCGGTGAACTGGAGCGGATGGTCGACGCCGCCGGACTGCGGGTGCTCGACCGCACCCACGTCCCGCCCCGGCACCCGGCATCCCGCGACGCCACCGACCCGCTCGCCGACGCCCGGGGCGCCGAACGGGTGTGGCTGTGGCGCCTGGCCGCGGGCGACTGA
- a CDS encoding trypsin-like serine peptidase has protein sequence MRAARIAALSLIGAAVAIVGPATAVADPATGDGAAVNDTTSDGVTDYWTSSRMENAVSLDINLDPGTLTDDVKAGAEVEIDPTLADSTGDPWTGGGDVVNTAGRVFFKFDGKDASCSGNAVTSDNGNTVLTAGHCVKYQGAWHTDWVFVPGYHDGQAPFGEWPASKTLTTPQWEADEDMNYDVGAAVVEPQGGKSLTDTVGGQGVAFNGEYNQKMYAFGFPAADPYDGEKFIYCGGTSSKDVLLTQDHSLPCDMTGGSSGGPWFREFDEATGTGLQSSVNSFGYKFLPNVMFGPYFGDDAKALYDKAAAA, from the coding sequence ATGAGAGCAGCCCGCATAGCAGCGCTGTCGCTCATCGGCGCGGCCGTGGCCATCGTCGGTCCGGCGACCGCCGTGGCCGACCCCGCCACGGGCGACGGCGCCGCCGTCAACGACACCACAAGCGACGGTGTCACCGACTACTGGACGTCGAGCCGCATGGAGAACGCCGTGTCGCTCGACATCAACCTCGACCCCGGCACCCTCACCGACGACGTCAAAGCCGGTGCGGAAGTGGAGATCGACCCGACGCTGGCCGACTCGACCGGCGACCCGTGGACCGGCGGCGGCGACGTCGTCAACACGGCGGGCCGGGTGTTCTTCAAGTTCGACGGCAAGGACGCGTCCTGCTCCGGCAACGCGGTCACCAGCGACAACGGCAACACCGTCCTCACGGCGGGCCACTGCGTGAAGTACCAGGGCGCCTGGCACACCGACTGGGTCTTCGTGCCCGGTTACCACGACGGCCAGGCCCCCTTTGGCGAGTGGCCCGCGTCCAAGACGCTGACCACTCCACAGTGGGAAGCCGATGAGGACATGAACTACGACGTCGGCGCCGCCGTCGTCGAGCCGCAGGGCGGCAAGTCGCTCACCGACACCGTCGGCGGCCAGGGTGTCGCCTTCAACGGTGAGTACAACCAGAAGATGTACGCCTTCGGCTTCCCCGCCGCCGACCCCTACGACGGCGAGAAGTTCATCTACTGCGGTGGAACGTCCAGTAAGGACGTGCTGCTGACGCAGGACCACAGCCTGCCGTGCGACATGACCGGCGGTTCCAGTGGTGGACCGTGGTTCCGTGAGTTCGACGAGGCGACCGGCACCGGTCTGCAGTCCTCGGTGAACAGCTTCGGCTACAAGTTCCTGCCGAATGTCATGTTCGGACCGTACTTCGGCGACGACGCCAAAGCGCTGTACGACAAGGCAGCCGCTGCTTAG
- a CDS encoding DNA-binding protein, giving the protein MSDNAELVERNRRQQTELYGQPLGDLLGGIARQLGLNQARLAGVLGLSAPMLSQLMSGQRAKIGNPEAAQRLQALIDLSGEVAAARLSPDQVPARLAEIGAQAGALSTTGNTGMRPNAATAARTVQNLLRAIAGAQEVLSAAATLEREHPELAEFLRVYGAGRTADAVAHYAAREHLL; this is encoded by the coding sequence GTGAGCGACAACGCCGAACTCGTCGAGCGCAACCGACGGCAGCAGACTGAGCTGTACGGGCAACCGCTCGGCGACCTGCTGGGCGGGATCGCCCGGCAGCTGGGGCTCAACCAGGCCCGGCTGGCCGGGGTGCTCGGGCTGTCGGCGCCGATGCTGTCGCAGCTGATGAGCGGCCAGCGCGCCAAGATCGGCAACCCCGAAGCGGCCCAGCGGTTGCAGGCGCTGATCGACCTGTCGGGGGAGGTCGCCGCCGCCCGGCTGAGCCCCGACCAGGTCCCGGCCCGGCTGGCCGAGATCGGAGCCCAGGCCGGAGCCCTGTCGACCACGGGCAACACCGGGATGCGCCCCAACGCGGCCACCGCCGCGCGCACCGTCCAGAACCTGCTGCGCGCCATCGCCGGCGCCCAGGAGGTGCTGTCGGCGGCGGCGACCCTGGAACGCGAGCACCCGGAGCTGGCGGAGTTCCTGCGCGTGTACGGCGCCGGACGCACCGCCGACGCGGTCGCGCACTACGCGGCGCGCGAGCACCTGCTCTGA